One genomic window of Georgenia soli includes the following:
- a CDS encoding MobC family plasmid mobilization relaxosome protein encodes MVTPEEEALLLQRAEEHRVTVPRLLIESALAPTGETPTERRNAVVELFAVHRLLAGIANNVNQMARVTNVTGEVQAEMVATLRAVRRTAERIDDAVDRLGTS; translated from the coding sequence ATGGTCACGCCCGAGGAGGAGGCGCTGCTGCTGCAGCGCGCGGAGGAGCACCGGGTCACGGTGCCCCGGCTGCTGATCGAGTCGGCGCTGGCACCGACGGGGGAGACGCCGACTGAGCGACGCAACGCGGTCGTCGAGCTGTTCGCCGTGCACCGGCTGCTCGCGGGCATCGCGAACAACGTCAACCAGATGGCCCGGGTGACGAACGTGACCGGTGAGGTGCAGGCCGAGATGGTCGCCACGCTGCGCGCGGTGCGCCGCACGGCGGAGCGCATCGACGACGCTGTCGACCGGCTCGGGACGTCGTGA
- a CDS encoding relaxase/mobilization nuclease domain-containing protein: MIPHIVRGDRMAGLMVYLAGPGRRNEHTEPHLVAGDPALMAWHDDDELDRDAALAIAKYLDRPRKALGVDVTMGVYERQVTGRDDAGKRIFKNVKVGEKQAHVWHCSLSLRPEEGRLTDEQWGAIAGEFIKRMGFDDHEGTKAPCRWVAVHHGLSSKGQRPHPPGRSTWCARTAPRRPPTTTTTVSSRSLATSSASSTCCPWCPTSTRPPARTPRAAWEHARRTDGRVPWDELTGELQDAEVSKQFATDQAWQRALTGRDRHGPADTAERAYDPAEQEAQARGRARAKHERNRRHGRGEVPWEQLPAAEKHARISAELRADEPRRALARTVRGCSTAAADEAEFVRRMRRAGLLVAATFRQTAARTSSPATPSPHGPRPASGRSGTAAGTWPAT, encoded by the coding sequence GTGATCCCGCACATCGTCCGGGGCGACCGGATGGCCGGCCTGATGGTCTACCTGGCGGGTCCGGGACGGCGTAACGAGCACACCGAGCCGCACCTGGTCGCCGGTGATCCGGCGCTGATGGCGTGGCACGACGACGACGAGCTCGACCGCGACGCCGCACTGGCGATCGCGAAGTACCTCGACCGCCCGCGCAAGGCGCTCGGGGTTGACGTGACGATGGGCGTCTACGAGCGCCAGGTCACCGGCCGCGACGACGCCGGCAAGCGGATCTTCAAGAACGTCAAGGTCGGCGAGAAGCAGGCCCACGTGTGGCACTGCTCGCTGTCACTGCGGCCCGAGGAAGGCCGGCTCACCGACGAGCAGTGGGGTGCCATCGCAGGCGAGTTCATCAAGCGCATGGGGTTCGACGACCACGAGGGCACGAAGGCCCCGTGCCGGTGGGTCGCGGTGCACCACGGACTCTCGTCGAAGGGGCAACGACCACATCCACCTGGCCGGTCAACCTGGTGCGCGAGGACGGCACCAAGGCGTCCACCCACAACGACTACAACCGTGTCCAGCAGGTCGCTCGCGACCTCGAGCGCGAGTTCGACCTGCTGCCCCTGGTGCCCAACGAGTACGAGACCGCCCGCGCGCACACCCCGCGCCGCGTGGGAGCACGCCCGCCGGACGGACGGCCGGGTGCCGTGGGACGAGCTCACTGGTGAGCTGCAGGACGCCGAGGTGAGCAAGCAGTTCGCCACCGACCAGGCCTGGCAGCGCGCCCTGACGGGCCGGGACCGGCACGGGCCGGCGGACACCGCCGAGCGTGCCTACGACCCCGCCGAGCAGGAGGCCCAGGCCCGCGGCCGCGCCCGCGCGAAGCACGAACGCAACCGCCGCCACGGCCGGGGAGAGGTGCCGTGGGAGCAGTTGCCCGCGGCCGAGAAGCACGCCCGCATCAGCGCCGAGCTGCGCGCGGACGAGCCGCGCCGCGCACTCGCCCGGACCGTGCGCGGCTGCTCCACCGCGGCCGCGGACGAGGCCGAGTTCGTGCGCCGGATGCGCCGCGCCGGTCTCCTCGTGGCGGCCACGTTTCGGCAGACGGCCGCACGGACGTCGTCACCGGCTACTCCGTCGCCACACGGCCCGAGGCCGGCGAGCGGGCGATCTGGTACGGCGGCGGGCACCTGGCCCGCGACCTGA